Below is a genomic region from Rhinolophus sinicus isolate RSC01 linkage group LG11, ASM3656204v1, whole genome shotgun sequence.
CCTATTTTAACATTCCCCTGCTGAGAGGCATaaaaattgtttccattttttcactACTGCAAAGGAAGTCACAGTAACAACTTTGTACTTGCCTccttgtgtgcgtgtgtggtggTTCCCCAGGGTAGATGAAGAGGAGAATGGTAGGGTTGTGAGGCatgcacattttacattttgtaagAATGATAAAAACTGCCCTCCGAAATGGCTGTACCAATGTGTATTCCCAACGAGTAGTGTATGGGTGAATCCATTCCACCACAGTGCTGGGATCATCCAAGTGTGTCATTTCTGCCAGTCTGACAggtgaaacaaatggaaatgaaaagaggacttccagaattgcttcagaaagtggcaacaacGATGgggtgtgtttgaagcgagggggcgtattctgagggggattaatggcaatgtatcttttactgtaataattttttaaaaaacattcatcatagtttttgatcacaccttgtacgtgatcaacttttaaaaacacagcagGTTTGTATATCCATAGTCCATCAATTAATCTATGACTATTTAGGATCCCACATACAAAACACCatcagaaaaataatagtttacaAAACCAACATCCAACTGAGCCATTTTGGGCGAATAATGAACactgtatttcatcaaatttaagatGGCTTCAATTATAAGATTTATCATGATTTTAtgtcattaagaaaaattaaactgtCAGCTCTACCTATTTAATTGTAAGACACCAATGATTATTAGAAAAAtctcaatttcagagatgttaaagaaGTGCTTAAAATCAATGCTATAAGGAATATTCCCACTATTAATTACATGGAGACAACTTACTGTTTGTACAAAATGCCTGTTTTACTTAAACTAAAACATTTCAGTCATTTCACACGTCTATAATTTCCTagtaaaaaaaatacttacatcATCACAAGACATATTGTACTCTGCTAATACAGTTCGACACCGAGCGGCTATACTGAATGAATGGGGTCAAAGGAAAATTTATCATTTCAAGAGTCATCTTTTAAACAACACACCTAGATCATCGAGAAGGTGCTTTAACTTAGTTCAGAGAATAAAACTCAATTCGTGGTAAAGGATACATTGATGGTGCAACTACTCTCTTGTGTATTCCAGCAAAGAACAAGCCTATTAGAGTGATACAGCTAATGGTGAAAAACGGATGGTTCCATAATGATGTAAAGAAGGACACCTGTAAAGGAAgagtttgaaatataaaaatgttaaaaatcttaaaacaatacTGATTCCTACCCTCCCCATTCATGCATAAAGATATGTAACAGTTTAATCATCGAAAATATGAGGATTTGAAGACTTCCAATAATCCTATTTCTCCATATTGCTatgctataaaaatatgtaatgtacATTTTATATCTTCAGTGTAGCAAGACAATACAGCAACATtccctccattcattcattcctataATCAAAAACCACCCTACCAAAACTATGCACCGAACCCTTCCCAGGGAGAAGCGATTTGAAAAGCACAAGACTAAGGTCCACAAGCGCAGGGCTGTCACCCTGTGCACTGCTGTTCTCTCAACATCTGAAGTAGCACTTGGCAAACACAGGTGCTCGATAAATACTGTGCAATAAAAATGAGGTCTCTGGTCTCAATGAAAACACAAGTCAAACATGATCTAGCTACCCTCCCTGTTAAAAAGCTTCCTTAAGAGAGCTGGGCAAACTCTGCCACGCATCACCTGGTCCCAGTCGAATCATCTCATGCCCCACTTGCACAGATGCTAGCCTACTTGTCTCCTCTCCGCCTGGCTAACTCCTACACGCCCATAAGACTCAGCTCTAGCATCAGCCTTCCTCTGTGCAGAAGCCAATGAGTTTTGTTTAGAAGCCACTGAGATTTAGACAGCCACAGGACATTCAAGCAGGGAAGACAATAGGTAGCTATCCACAAAGAACTAGAATTCAAGAGAAAAGAAGGGCTAATTTCAGATCTGGGCATAATCAGATGATGGCAGAAAACACGATACTAACTAACCATATGTAAAGGGACACGGGCCTAAGATCCAGGATTGGAACAAGAACAGGCATTGAAGCCAGGCTAGTGGCGAACAGGAGATTAAAGGAGAGAAGACAAGTATTTAGAGtctggaaaaagaaatcaaaaggactAGAAACTAAGTGGGAGCCACAGAATCAAACTACGGGGCTCTGCACTGCACCGTCATACCAAGAGATGCGTGGTGTTTCAAGATTGAGAGCTAAacttatacatttgtcaaaagaaAGGAGAGGCTAGAAACATCAGGAGGGAAGCAGCTCCCAGAAGAATGAGATCCTGAAGATTAGTATTCCAGAGGCATGGCTCCTTAGAACCTTCGAGGACAGTTTAACCCCATGGCCTCGCTGTTTTACGCAGCTCGTACAACGCTAGCCCACAGTGTTTTATGTCTTAATTTGAACTAGATCAGCCACTACCAGCTTTCTTTCCTCCGTGGCAATAATCACCTACATCCAAACAGCAGTTTCCCCTTTCGATCAAGTGTTCATGTACTTTCCTGTTTGCCATCCTCTCACCTGGGGTCCTTCCAGCTAGCCATTGGCTTTTGAGTTTGCAACTCCTGCTACAGACACAATTGCTGCTGAAAACTCTCATCAGGTTTGAGGttattaaatactaaaatatagaGAGCCAAGCCTTAGGCTAATAGTTATATTCTCACCTAATTTAGAAAATCATATTAACTACAGAGTTTTGGGCCTatttcaaattacatttaattCTGTGTTTTATTAAGATCTCAAGTAGCTGAAATCAGCTTACATTTTTCCCAATTAGAAGTCAGATTCATTTCCCAAGACAGACCTTTTTCAATCTTCTTCCCAGCTTCCTTCACTCTTCCCCTAAAGATGAGTACCAAGAGCAGCCTTAAGAtcagatttttataaatgaaCACACAGGAGAGTTTCCAACCTGCCACAAAAACCCCTCTATTAACATAAAATTCCATCACCAACCTCCCCTGCTTCCTATCCTTTTATGTTTCCATGCTAGTGGATAAAGTCAGGGAGACTGCATGCTAAATAAACCCCTGGCTGTCTGAATTGCCATTTAGACTGCTGACAAAGCCTTACTATTAGGCTTTTCTCCTATATAACCTCAAAAGTGATAAataaagccactggaagtagccTACCTAgttaaaaggggggaggggaagtggaggTAAGATTTGTGAAAATTACATCATTACCTAAATAAAGCTGCACTGGGCTGCGTGGGGACCGTCACTAACAAACTGGAGACTACTGGTTCTCTAATAAAAAAAGCCCGAGTATGAAATTAAGACATACTTAGCAGAAAGAGGTAGCAATCTGAGAAACATGCTATCAGCTTTCACCAAAGGACGCTTCAAGAAATAAGATTATGAAATCTGTTATTGCATTTGGTATAGGATATTCTTCGATAGTGCCCAATGGGAAATCTCTCGGTGGTTCTTATATTAAACTTCTGGCTGGAAATTTCTGTTAGAGATAAATGCTAAGGGGAGAAAAGCTTTGCTAACTTAAAGAACTTATACATGTGTTCTCTTCACAGACACTGAACACCACAGATCTGGCTGTGACTTTACTGACTAGGAAACTCAGAGACTAATCTATGACTCAATTCTGGCAGCTGTGCTGGCCCACCTGGCCTCTAACATCAGTGACCCGGTTTCCTTCCTGGTGTTGACCTCCCAGTCCAATTAGTTTTTTTCTAATCCTGacttattattacatttatattttgctattttaccATATGTTTCCTGCAAAgtcatttcaaatgttttatggGATGAGGAAGGGTATTAACAAAGAtaactcatagaagaaaatgttttctaatttttaaaagctggcaCTGAGGACACTAAATGAACAAAGCTGAACAAAGACAATGTAtacactgaaatatataataacatgtGCACAAGATATGTAAAGCTGCACACGAGTTCAGGACTGACTGAGAATATAAGTGGTGTAACATTTCTTAGACCCCGTTTCCTGTAAAGATAGTTAATCCAGCAGCCAAAGTTGTTCTTAAGCAAATTAATATGTCACATTTTTAATATGATTAATATCACTATTAGTAGTAATAGGTAGCACTTGAATAATACTTTATAATGAACAAAACACTGCTATATCCAGTATCTCATTttatctattaaatattttaaatcaaaacttcTACCTTTTGTGTCTCAGGATCTATTAACCAGTTCCAGGCACCGGTAGCTGTACAGACAGAGACCACTATAAGAAGCACTGATGAAAGATAAACACGAAATTAGTAAGGAAACAAGCTCTTAATATTCGATACTACTACCACTGCTTCCTAATAAATGACAGCCAAAGGATGCAGCactttaccatgtttccctgaaaataagccccagtaaGATCGTCaaccagatggatgcatttagtacgttatgacgatgttccagaagaagatgacgtgactgtatttaaataaaagtagacTGTTgtccatgaaaaaataagacttcccctgaaaatacgccctaatacatcttttggagcaaaaattaacataagaccc
It encodes:
- the CNEP1R1 gene encoding nuclear envelope phosphatase-regulatory subunit 1, with translation MNSLEQAEDLKAFERRLTEYIHCLQPATGRWRMLLIVVSVCTATGAWNWLIDPETQKVSFFTSLWNHPFFTISCITLIGLFFAGIHKRVVAPSIIAARCRTVLAEYNMSCDDTGKLILKPRPHVQ